One segment of Ipomoea triloba cultivar NCNSP0323 chromosome 12, ASM357664v1 DNA contains the following:
- the LOC115999668 gene encoding AT-hook motif nuclear-localized protein 15-like, producing the protein MANRWWTGNVAMNQMGSGGGGPELHLTRNSGEEEKGSGLNNHGLMRREQDFMADTTTNSSDGNEGHAEEVSRGDGQHGQEQNPDPGARVVGEPGSSGRRPRGRPPGSKNKPKPPVVITKESPNSLHSHVLEISSGSDIVDCIATFAQRCHRGVSVLSGSGTVTDVTLHQPTAPDGVVTLQGRFEILSLSGAFLPAPSPLRTTGLTIYLAGGQGQVLGGNVMGTLVASGPVIVIAATYMNAAYQRLPLEEEATDEGMQLQPAVDAGSSAAHSHGLADSSSSIPLYNLPPNLLPNAQHPHEALWPPAPRPPSSY; encoded by the coding sequence ATGGCTAATAGGTGGTGGACTGGAAATGTAGCAATGAATCAGATGGGGTCAGGTGGTGGGGGTCCAGAGCTTCATCTTACAAGAAACAGTGGTGAAGAAGAGAAGGGTAGTGGGTTGAATAACCATGGGCTGATGAGAAGGGAGCAAGACTTCATGGCTGATACCACCACTAACAGCAGTGATGGGAATGAAGGCCACGCGGAGGAGGTGAGCAGGGGCGATGGGCAACACGGGCAGGAGCAGAACCCTGATCCGGGGGCTCGTGTAGTTGGTGAGCCCGGCAGCTCTGGGCGCCGGCCTAGGGGGAGACCGCCAGGGTCGAAGAACAAGCCTAAGCCTCCGGTTGTGATAACCAAGGAAAGCCCAAACTCCCTCCATAGCCATGTGTTGGAAATCAGCAGTGGGAGTGACATAGTGGACTGCATTGCCACCTTTGCGCAGCGCTGCCACCGCGGTGTCTCTGTTTTGAGTGGCAGCGGCACTGTGACTGATGTAACTCTGCACCAACCGACTGCCCCGGATGGAGTGGTTACACTACAGGGAAGATTCGAGATATTATCATTATCGGGTGCGTTTTTGCCAGCTCCATCGCCCCTGAGAACAACAGGGCTGACAATTTACTTGGCTGGTGGGCAGGGACAAGTGCTGGGTGGGAATGTGATGGGAACCCTGGTGGCTTCAGGGCCAGTGATAGTGATTGCTGCCACATATATGAATGCAGCTTACCAAAGGTTGCCATTGGAGGAAGAGGCAACCGACGAAGGGATGCAATTGCAACCAGCGGTGGATGCTGGTTCTTCAGCAGCACATTCACATGGCTTGGCTGATTCTTCGTCTTCTATACCTTTATACAACTTACCTCCTAACTTATTGCCCAACGCCCAACATCCTCATGAAGCCCTTTGGCCTCCTGCTCCACGTCCTCCATCCTCTTATTAA